In Halorientalis sp. LT38, a genomic segment contains:
- a CDS encoding AAA family ATPase has product MSGEHGVELTVAGADKRDAGRGVARLPEPARRRLGVLSGDPVVVRGERETVAKVWPTDEDGDVVRIDADTRANAGVNVGETVTVATTSLTDANLVSVRPTKSLPDDADAETLVADGLLDRPIREGERVHVDGVGVVVVSLTDPEGPVRVVEATDVTVLHGIDLDLDDGRAGAEGGRDRSVEPASEAGETAGGDLGTTYEDIGGLDEELDVVREMIELPLSEPDLFRRLGVDPPRGVLLYGPPGTGKTLIARAVANEVDAHFQTISGPEVVSKYKGESEERLREAFEEAEANAPAILFVDEIDSIAGQRDDDADMENRVVAQLLTLLDGLEDRGRVVVIGATNRVDTLDPALRRGGRFDREIEIGVPDETGRREILDVHTRGMPLSEDVDLDRMAARTHGFVGADLGSLVTEAAMSALRRTREEPEVTREDFEAALAAVDPSAMREYVAESPGVSFEDVGGLDEVKDRLIEAVEWPLSYTELFEATETDPPSGVLLYGPPGTGKTLLARALAGESDVNFVHVAGPELLDKYVGESEKAVREVFDRARQAAPSIVFFDEIDAIAGRRGETNEATERVVSQLLTELDGLAENPNLVVLAATNRREALDPALLRPGRLEEHVAVPTPDEAARREILAVHTRGKPLTDDVALDDLAAETEGFSGAELDALVRDASMRAIRAFAGEHGPAEATERADEVEIGPGHFEAALAATDRPD; this is encoded by the coding sequence ATGAGTGGCGAGCACGGCGTCGAGCTCACGGTCGCCGGCGCCGACAAGCGCGACGCCGGCCGCGGGGTGGCGCGGCTCCCCGAACCGGCGCGGCGACGGCTGGGCGTGCTCAGCGGCGACCCCGTCGTGGTCCGCGGCGAGCGCGAGACGGTCGCGAAGGTCTGGCCCACCGACGAGGACGGCGACGTGGTCCGCATCGACGCCGACACCCGCGCGAACGCCGGCGTCAACGTCGGCGAGACCGTCACCGTGGCGACGACGTCGCTCACCGACGCGAACCTCGTCTCCGTCCGCCCGACGAAGTCGCTGCCCGACGACGCGGACGCGGAGACGCTCGTCGCCGACGGACTGCTGGACCGCCCGATCCGCGAGGGCGAACGGGTCCACGTCGACGGCGTCGGCGTCGTGGTCGTCTCGCTGACCGACCCCGAGGGCCCCGTCCGGGTCGTCGAAGCCACCGACGTCACCGTCCTGCACGGGATCGACCTCGACCTCGACGACGGACGGGCGGGCGCAGAGGGCGGGCGCGACCGGTCGGTCGAGCCGGCAAGCGAGGCGGGCGAGACCGCCGGCGGGGACCTCGGAACGACCTACGAGGACATCGGCGGGCTCGACGAGGAACTGGACGTCGTCCGGGAGATGATCGAACTCCCGCTGTCGGAGCCGGACCTGTTCCGCCGGCTCGGCGTCGACCCGCCCCGGGGCGTCCTGCTTTACGGGCCGCCGGGCACGGGCAAGACGCTCATCGCCCGCGCCGTAGCGAACGAGGTCGACGCGCACTTCCAGACCATCTCCGGCCCGGAAGTCGTCTCGAAGTACAAGGGCGAGAGCGAGGAGCGGCTCCGGGAGGCCTTCGAGGAGGCCGAAGCGAACGCGCCGGCGATCCTCTTCGTCGACGAGATCGACTCCATCGCCGGCCAGCGCGACGACGACGCCGACATGGAAAATCGCGTGGTCGCCCAGCTCCTGACCCTGCTCGACGGGCTGGAGGACCGCGGCCGCGTCGTCGTCATCGGCGCGACCAACCGCGTCGACACCCTCGACCCCGCGCTACGGCGGGGCGGGCGCTTCGACCGCGAGATCGAGATCGGCGTCCCCGACGAGACGGGCCGACGCGAGATCCTCGACGTCCACACGCGGGGGATGCCACTCTCCGAGGACGTGGACCTCGACCGGATGGCGGCCCGCACCCACGGTTTCGTCGGCGCGGACCTCGGATCGCTGGTGACCGAGGCCGCGATGTCGGCGTTGCGACGCACTCGCGAGGAACCCGAGGTCACCCGTGAGGACTTCGAGGCGGCGCTGGCCGCCGTCGATCCCTCGGCCATGCGGGAGTACGTCGCCGAATCGCCGGGCGTCTCCTTCGAGGACGTGGGCGGACTCGACGAGGTGAAAGACCGGCTGATCGAGGCCGTCGAGTGGCCGCTCTCCTACACCGAACTGTTCGAGGCGACCGAGACGGATCCCCCGTCGGGCGTGTTGCTGTACGGGCCGCCGGGGACCGGGAAGACACTGCTCGCGCGAGCGCTGGCCGGCGAGAGCGACGTGAACTTCGTCCACGTCGCGGGGCCGGAACTGCTCGACAAGTACGTCGGCGAGAGCGAGAAGGCGGTGCGGGAGGTGTTCGACAGGGCCCGACAGGCCGCCCCCTCGATCGTCTTCTTCGACGAGATCGACGCCATCGCGGGGCGGCGCGGCGAGACGAACGAGGCGACCGAGCGTGTCGTCTCGCAACTGCTGACCGAACTCGACGGACTGGCCGAGAACCCCAACCTGGTCGTCCTCGCGGCGACCAACCGCCGGGAGGCGCTCGATCCCGCCCTCTTGCGGCCCGGCCGACTCGAGGAGCACGTTGCGGTTCCGACTCCCGACGAGGCCGCGCGGCGGGAGATCCTGGCGGTCCACACCCGCGGCAAGCCGCTGACCGACGACGTGGCCCTCGACGATCTGGCCGCCGAGACCGAGGGCTTCTCCGGGGCGGAACTGGACGCGCTGGTCCGGGACGCGTCGATGCGCGCCATCCGGGCGTTCGCCGGCGAACACGGCCCCGCCGAGGCCACCGAGCGCGCCGACGAGGTCGAGATCGGCCCGGGCCACTTCGAGGCCGCGCTGGCGGCGACCGACCGACCGGACTGA
- a CDS encoding cytochrome c biogenesis CcdA family protein: MTELGALRLGYAFTLGVGTFFAPCAFPLLPGYVAYYLGTSGDESASGSLPSRLGRAAVVGLLASLGFALVYGTLGLLLATVGPAALANVATLELVVGVALVVVGGAMALGRLRASTLHVPLPERRRSAFGYLLFGVVYAAAAAGCTAPLFLGVAGAAVTAGPVATVATLGAYAAGMSVLMIGVTTATALGRDTLLRRLAAETDRITRLAGVVVMLAGLYQLYYFLFVFDGLATLGLA; encoded by the coding sequence GTGACGGAGCTGGGGGCGCTCCGACTCGGCTACGCGTTCACCCTCGGCGTCGGTACCTTCTTCGCACCCTGTGCGTTCCCCCTGTTACCGGGATACGTCGCCTACTACCTCGGCACGTCCGGCGACGAGAGTGCATCGGGATCGCTCCCGTCCCGGCTCGGCCGCGCGGCCGTCGTCGGACTGCTCGCGAGCCTCGGGTTCGCGCTGGTGTACGGGACGCTCGGACTGCTGCTGGCGACGGTCGGGCCCGCGGCGCTCGCGAACGTCGCGACCCTCGAACTGGTCGTCGGAGTGGCGCTGGTGGTCGTCGGCGGCGCGATGGCGCTGGGCCGGCTCCGCGCCTCGACGCTGCACGTCCCGCTCCCCGAGCGCCGGCGCTCGGCGTTCGGCTACCTGCTGTTCGGCGTCGTCTACGCCGCGGCCGCGGCCGGTTGTACCGCGCCGCTGTTCCTGGGCGTGGCCGGCGCAGCGGTGACGGCGGGCCCCGTCGCGACGGTCGCGACGCTCGGCGCGTACGCCGCGGGCATGAGCGTCCTGATGATCGGCGTCACGACGGCGACGGCCCTCGGACGGGACACCTTGCTCCGACGGCTCGCCGCGGAGACCGATCGGATCACGCGCCTCGCGGGCGTCGTCGTCATGCTGGCCGGGCTGTATCAGCTCTATTACTTCCTGTTCGTCTTCGACGGGCTGGCGACGCTCGGACTTGCGTAG
- a CDS encoding TlpA family protein disulfide reductase — MRGYDRRAFLAAGAAAVTALSGCTQVPGTGGGPESGTGTGGSEDAPTELETLDVGGSSGETVPVVSEGTVTLLDFFATYCAPCKPQMDELRTVRSSLPDVHMLSITWETEPETVRSFWREYDGTWPVAMEPDMETGPAFGVDGLPTMLVLDAEGVETWRHRARPGSEIAKADRIEAELEAARQ, encoded by the coding sequence ATGCGCGGGTACGACCGTCGGGCGTTCCTCGCCGCGGGCGCAGCGGCGGTGACGGCCCTGAGCGGTTGCACGCAGGTCCCGGGGACGGGCGGTGGGCCAGAGTCCGGAACCGGGACGGGCGGGAGCGAGGATGCACCGACGGAACTGGAGACGCTCGACGTGGGCGGCTCCAGCGGCGAGACGGTCCCGGTCGTCTCCGAGGGGACGGTGACGCTGCTCGATTTCTTCGCGACCTACTGCGCCCCCTGCAAGCCACAGATGGACGAACTCCGCACCGTCCGGTCGTCGCTGCCGGACGTCCACATGCTGTCGATCACCTGGGAAACCGAGCCCGAGACGGTGCGATCGTTCTGGCGGGAGTACGACGGGACGTGGCCCGTCGCGATGGAACCGGACATGGAGACGGGGCCGGCCTTCGGGGTCGACGGCCTCCCGACGATGCTCGTGCTGGACGCCGAGGGGGTCGAGACCTGGCGACACCGAGCGCGTCCCGGCTCCGAGATCGCGAAGGCCGACCGGATCGAAGCGGAACTGGAGGCGGCCCGGCAGTGA
- a CDS encoding DUF998 domain-containing protein, with protein sequence MTDTVDRLSVWAGLVAPVLSMCGVLFATVASPRFAWTEHALSELGAASGPVATELTRLTFNGGLIGGGLVSLGFGYALLRAARNRVELTGIGLFGLTAASMVLIGVFPTPRPVHFVVAVAFFVALSLAMWTYGAGNLLAGDRTRGGATIGLGGLNAAVWTVWGLTGEFVRPGIALPEIVGAAALAAWLVGTAIFVRARPRLRQ encoded by the coding sequence ATGACCGACACGGTCGACCGGCTGAGCGTCTGGGCGGGCCTCGTGGCGCCGGTGCTGTCGATGTGCGGTGTCCTCTTCGCGACGGTCGCCTCGCCGCGGTTCGCCTGGACCGAACACGCGCTGTCGGAACTGGGTGCGGCGAGCGGCCCCGTCGCGACGGAGCTGACCCGGCTGACGTTCAACGGCGGGCTGATCGGCGGCGGCCTCGTCTCGCTCGGCTTCGGGTACGCGCTGTTGCGGGCGGCCCGGAACCGCGTCGAACTGACCGGAATCGGCCTGTTCGGCCTCACGGCGGCTTCGATGGTCCTGATCGGCGTGTTCCCGACGCCGCGACCCGTGCACTTCGTCGTCGCCGTCGCCTTCTTCGTCGCGCTCTCGCTCGCGATGTGGACCTACGGTGCGGGCAACCTGCTCGCCGGCGACCGGACTCGCGGGGGCGCGACGATCGGCCTCGGCGGCCTGAACGCAGCGGTCTGGACCGTCTGGGGCCTCACCGGCGAGTTCGTGCGCCCGGGAATTGCCCTGCCCGAGATCGTCGGCGCCGCAGCCCTCGCGGCCTGGCTCGTCGGCACGGCGATTTTCGTTCGCGCTCGCCCGCGACTCCGTCAGTGA